A genomic window from Silene latifolia isolate original U9 population chromosome 11, ASM4854445v1, whole genome shotgun sequence includes:
- the LOC141614115 gene encoding uncharacterized protein LOC141614115 — protein sequence MFQEEVKTAISCGVTDFDKEENVRLIFVEAESNRTFKATFHLSTTLAQCAYKLFERIGLLCRHIVWVYKDSNLAQSDNNHLCKLWAEFSATVGVLKTLPTVHMDKLASLLVEFRKKLSVQPLTKDQEMEMLLGCSSSSEVTIRPPVKAHNKGSGKRLTSVKTQAIEKAAKPKRLCAYYKEKVDHDKRTCPLRIADIAVVKAFKKNSRLIVPCYNSYMSYQEVVGYYVAVTLTFKKC from the exons ATGTTCCAAGAGGAAGTAAAGACTGCTATATCATGTGGTGTCACTGACTTTGACAAGGAAGAAAATGTGCGGTTAATTTTTGTGGAAGCTGAATCAAACAGAACTTTTAAGGCGACGTTCCACCTTTCAACCACACTTGCACAATGTGCTTACAAACTATTTGAAAGAATAGGGTTACTTTGCAGACATATTGTGTGGGTGTACAAG GATTCAAATTTGGCTCAGTCTGATAACAACCATTTGTGCAAGCTATGGGCAGAGTTCAGTGCAACCGTTGGAGTTCTCAAAACTTTGCCTACAGTTCACATGGACAAATTAGCATCCCTACTAGTTGAGTTCCGGAAGAAGTTATCTGTTCAACCACTTACAAAAGATCAAGAAATGGAGATGCTCTTGGGTTGCAGCTCATCGTCTGAAGTCACTATCCGGCCTCCGGTTAAAGCACACAACAAGGGGAGCGGAAAAAGATTGACGTCGGTAAAAACACAAGCCATTGAAAAGGCAGCAAAGCCCAAGAGACTATGTGCATACTACAAAGAAAAAGTTGACCACGACAAGAGAACATGCCCTCTTCGCATAGCTGATATAGCAGTTGTAAAAGCATTTAAAAAAAATAGTCGTCTGATAGTGCCATGCTATAACAGTTACATGTCATACCAAGAAGTAGTAGGATATTATGTTGCTGTGACACTAACATTCAAAAAATGCTGA
- the LOC141614116 gene encoding protein FAR1-RELATED SEQUENCE 5-like, whose amino-acid sequence MDSDSTENNMRAESRIVNPVHSMPIVQHHSNAQPNNQLVLSHTPNGSERWIRVVESKFRPTICTVFSSLEAGIKFYGVYARACGFTPRKYTTKKLRGGIAHQKFIVCNRQGFRGNKQKLRYSPVPKHNNGDSSSTVETLKGELKSQELAELILDNSKLNIGAGKTFRQVKELVYGYENIGATLVNFKNFQRDIKCYIGERDADIFLDRLEKLKATQTRFYFAYDVVACNCLTRVFWADSKLIRNYSFFGDAVSFDPTYGTNKYDMVFTPFTGVNHHRKSVFFATYLLSHEDEESFKWTF is encoded by the exons AGTCTAGAATTGTCAATCCAGTCCATTCTATGCCAATCGTACAACATCACTCCAATGCTCAACCAAATAATCAGCTTGTTTTGTCTCATACACCAAATGGAAGCGAGCGGTGGATTCGTGTAGTTGAGAGCAAGTTCAGACCTACAATTTGTACAGTTTTCAGCTCACTTGAGGCAGGAATTAAATTCTACGGGGTTTACGCACGCGCATGTGGTTTTACTCCCAGGAAGTACACTACCAAAAAACTTCGAGGTGGTATAGCACACCAAAAATTTATAGTTTGCAATCGTCAAGGGTTTAGGGGAAATAAACAGAAACTGCGTTACAGTCCTGTCCCTAAGCATAATAATGGTGACAGCTCTTCCACAGTTGAAACGTTAAAAGGCGAGTTAAAATCACAAGAATTGGCTGAA CTTATATTGGACAATTCCAAGTTGAACATCGGGGCTGGGAAGACTTTCAGGCAGGTTAAGGAACTTGTATATGGGTATGAAAATATAGGTGCTACATTGGTTAACTTTAAAAACTTCCAAAGAGATATCAAGTGTTATATAGGGGAAAGAGATGCCGACATTTTCCTTGATCGTCTTGAAAAGCTCAAAGCCACCCAAACCCGGTTTTACTTTGCCTATGATGTTGTCGCGTGTAACTGTCTCACGAGGGTTTTTTGGGCTGATTCCAAATTAATTAGAAACTACTCATTCTTTGGAGATGCTGTGAGCTTTGACCCCACCTATGGCACAaataagtatgatatggtttttacaccattcaCGGGTGTTAATCACCACAGAAAGTCGGTGTTTTTCGCTACATATTTACTGTCACACGAAGATGAAGAGTCGTTCAAATGGACCTTTTAG